One Streptomyces lincolnensis genomic region harbors:
- a CDS encoding glycosyltransferase family 1 protein, translated as MKAIRRFTVRPVLPEPLRPLSDLARNLRWSWHAETRDLFQAVDPEHWAEVKGDPVRLLGSVRSERLAELAEDRRFLHRLAEVTDDLNDYVTGDRWYQAQPGELPAAVAYFSPEFGIAAALPQYSGGLGILAGDHLKAASDLGVPLIGVGLLYRHGYFRQSLSRDGWQQEHYPVLDPNELPVVPLREADGSPADVALALPGGKRLRARIWLAQVGRVPLLLLDSDVEENDLGERGVTDRLYGGGSEHRLLQEMLLGIGGVRAVRTYCRLTGHAAPEVFHTNEGHAGFLGLERIAELCAEGLDFDPALESVRAGTVFTTHTPVPAGIDRFDRELVARHFGPDAELPRIDVGRVLQLGMETYPGGEPNLFNMAVMGLRLAQRANGVSLLHGRVSREMFSGLWPGFDPEEVPITSVTNGVHAPTWVAPEVFRLGARQIGAQRTEDAMTVGASDRWDAVGDIPDQDIWELRRSLREQLVTEVRERLRASWRQRGAGTAELGWVDQVLDPDVLTIGFARRVPSYKRLTLMLRDRDRLMDMLLHPERPIQIVVAGKAHPADDGGKRLVQELVRFADDPRVRHRIVFLPDYGMAMAQKLYPGCDIWLNNPLRPLEACGTSGMKAALNGCLNLSVLDGWWDEWFQPDFGWSIPTADGAGTDPDRRDDIEAVALYDLLEQRVAPRFYERGGQGLPDRWIEMVRQTLTLLGPKVLAGRMVREYVERLYTPAAHAHRAIGPDPARDLAAWKSRVRAAWHGVTVDHVETTTATASAELGATLGLRVRVALGDLSPDDVEVQAVSGRVDEEDRIADASTVPLKSAGGPDEEGRWLYEGPLSLDRTGPYGYTVRILPAHRLLASGAELGLVAVPSEDAVEGAGVLMR; from the coding sequence ATGAAGGCTATCCGTCGATTCACTGTCCGACCCGTGCTGCCCGAACCCCTCCGCCCGCTCAGTGACCTGGCCCGCAACCTGCGCTGGTCCTGGCACGCCGAGACCCGTGACCTCTTCCAGGCCGTCGATCCGGAGCACTGGGCGGAGGTGAAGGGCGATCCGGTGCGGCTGCTGGGGAGTGTGCGGTCGGAGCGGCTGGCCGAGCTCGCCGAGGACCGTCGTTTCCTGCACCGGCTGGCCGAGGTCACGGACGATCTGAACGACTATGTGACCGGGGACCGCTGGTATCAGGCGCAGCCGGGTGAACTTCCCGCCGCGGTCGCGTACTTCTCGCCCGAGTTCGGGATCGCGGCCGCGCTGCCGCAGTACTCCGGCGGGCTCGGGATCCTCGCCGGGGACCATCTGAAGGCGGCCAGTGACCTGGGAGTACCGCTGATCGGTGTCGGGCTGCTCTACCGGCACGGGTACTTCCGGCAGTCGCTGAGCCGGGACGGCTGGCAGCAGGAGCACTACCCGGTGCTGGATCCCAACGAGCTGCCCGTCGTCCCGCTGAGGGAGGCCGACGGCTCCCCGGCCGACGTCGCCCTCGCGCTGCCCGGCGGCAAGCGGCTGCGGGCCCGGATCTGGCTGGCGCAGGTCGGCCGGGTGCCGCTGCTGCTGCTCGACTCCGACGTCGAGGAGAACGACCTCGGCGAACGCGGGGTGACCGACCGGTTGTACGGCGGCGGCAGCGAGCACCGGCTGCTCCAGGAGATGCTCCTCGGCATAGGGGGAGTGCGGGCCGTACGGACGTACTGCCGGCTGACCGGGCATGCCGCGCCCGAGGTGTTCCACACCAACGAGGGGCACGCCGGGTTCCTCGGCCTGGAGCGGATCGCCGAACTGTGTGCCGAGGGGCTGGACTTCGACCCGGCGCTGGAGTCGGTGCGGGCGGGGACCGTCTTCACCACGCACACGCCCGTCCCGGCCGGGATCGACCGGTTCGACCGGGAGCTGGTCGCCCGCCACTTCGGGCCCGACGCCGAGCTGCCGCGCATCGACGTCGGACGGGTCCTGCAACTGGGCATGGAGACCTACCCCGGCGGTGAGCCCAACCTCTTCAACATGGCCGTGATGGGGCTGCGTCTCGCCCAGCGCGCCAACGGGGTCTCGCTGCTGCACGGCCGGGTCAGCCGGGAGATGTTCTCCGGACTGTGGCCGGGATTCGACCCCGAGGAGGTGCCCATCACCTCCGTGACCAACGGGGTGCACGCCCCGACCTGGGTCGCCCCCGAGGTCTTCCGGCTGGGCGCCCGGCAGATCGGTGCGCAGCGCACCGAGGACGCGATGACCGTGGGCGCCTCGGACCGGTGGGACGCGGTCGGGGATATCCCCGACCAGGACATCTGGGAGCTGCGCCGCAGTCTGCGCGAGCAGCTGGTCACCGAGGTGCGGGAGCGGCTGCGGGCCTCCTGGCGGCAACGCGGCGCCGGGACGGCCGAGCTGGGCTGGGTGGACCAGGTGCTCGACCCGGACGTGCTGACCATAGGGTTCGCGCGGCGCGTGCCGTCGTACAAGCGGCTCACGCTCATGCTGCGGGACCGCGACCGGCTGATGGACATGCTGCTCCACCCCGAGCGGCCGATCCAGATCGTGGTCGCCGGCAAGGCACATCCCGCGGACGACGGCGGCAAGCGGCTGGTGCAGGAGCTGGTCCGGTTCGCCGACGACCCGAGGGTCCGCCACCGCATCGTCTTCCTGCCCGACTACGGCATGGCGATGGCGCAGAAGCTCTATCCCGGCTGCGACATCTGGCTGAACAACCCGCTCCGGCCGCTGGAGGCGTGCGGGACCTCCGGGATGAAGGCCGCGCTCAACGGATGCCTCAACCTCTCCGTCCTGGACGGCTGGTGGGACGAGTGGTTCCAGCCCGACTTCGGCTGGTCGATCCCCACCGCGGACGGCGCCGGGACCGACCCGGACCGGCGGGACGACATAGAGGCCGTCGCCCTGTACGACCTGCTCGAACAGCGGGTGGCGCCGCGCTTCTACGAACGCGGTGGGCAGGGCCTGCCCGACCGCTGGATCGAGATGGTCCGCCAGACCCTCACCCTGCTCGGCCCCAAGGTGCTGGCCGGCCGCATGGTCCGTGAGTACGTCGAGCGGCTCTACACCCCGGCCGCCCACGCCCACCGCGCCATCGGCCCGGACCCCGCGCGCGACCTCGCCGCCTGGAAGTCCCGGGTGCGTGCGGCCTGGCACGGCGTGACCGTCGACCACGTCGAGACGACCACCGCCACGGCCTCGGCGGAACTGGGCGCCACGCTCGGGCTGCGGGTGCGCGTCGCCCTCGGCGACCTGAGCCCGGACGACGTGGAGGTCCAGGCGGTCTCCGGCCGCGTCGACGAGGAGGACCGCATCGCGGACGCCTCGACGGTCCCGCTGAAGTCGGCGGGCGGCCCGGACGAGGAGGGACGCTGGCTGTACGAGGGCCCGCTGTCCCTGGACCGCACGGGCCCCTACGGCTACACGGTCCGCATCCTGCCCGCCCACCGACTCCTCGCGTCCGGCGCGGAGTTGGGGCTGGTGGCGGTGCCTTCGGAGGACGCGGTGGAGGGGGCCGGCGTGTTGATGCGGTGA
- a CDS encoding DUF1990 domain-containing protein, with product MHFTYDEVGATRQQGYCPPGFHPLHVRSRIGEGEAVFRRATDAVLTWEMHRAMGVGIDATAERAAPDVDVTVTLAGMIKAPCRVVWTVEEPRRAGWAYGTLTGHPECGEESFLVDRTGDGTVWLTVSAFSKGAKWYARAGGPATRGLQHAYARRCGTVLRKLCGGEDAG from the coding sequence ATGCACTTCACGTACGACGAGGTCGGCGCGACCCGTCAGCAGGGTTACTGCCCGCCCGGCTTCCATCCCCTGCACGTCCGCAGCCGTATAGGCGAGGGCGAGGCCGTCTTCCGCAGAGCCACCGACGCGGTCCTGACCTGGGAGATGCACCGCGCGATGGGCGTGGGCATCGACGCGACGGCCGAACGCGCCGCTCCCGACGTGGACGTCACCGTCACCCTCGCAGGCATGATCAAGGCCCCCTGCCGCGTGGTCTGGACGGTCGAGGAACCCCGCCGCGCGGGCTGGGCCTACGGCACGCTCACCGGCCACCCGGAATGCGGCGAGGAGTCCTTCCTCGTGGACCGCACCGGCGACGGCACGGTCTGGCTCACCGTGTCCGCCTTCAGCAAGGGCGCCAAGTGGTACGCACGGGCGGGCGGCCCGGCGACCCGGGGCTTGCAGCACGCGTACGCCCGCCGGTGCGGGACCGTGCTGCGGAAGCTGTGCGGCGGGGAGGACGCGGGCTGA
- a CDS encoding M4 family metallopeptidase gives MNPLYARHRRTTLAIATAVAAGALLTTGLTTGSSAAEFATETATAATPSAVPLTLAPAARTALIREQQGTAGATAREIGLGAQEKLVVRDVVKDADGTVHTRYERTYAGLPVLGGDLVVHTSRSGATEGVTRATRQTVKVASLTPAVTTAKAEKQAVTLAKAAGSEKTEASEAPRKVIWAGNGSKPVLAYETVVGGLQEDGTPNELHVVTDAATGEKLYEYQGIETGTGKSLYSGTVTLGTALSGSAYQLNDTSRGSHRTYNLARGTSGTGTLFTDADDTWGTGAASSSSSDQTAAVDAAYGAQTTWDFYKNTFGRSGIKNDGKAAYSRVHYGNAYVNAFWDDGCFCMTYGDGTGNVKPLTSLDVAGHEMTHGVTSNTAGLNYSGESGGLNEATSDIFGTAVEFYAANSSDPGDYLIGEKIDIRGDGTPLRYMDKPSKDGNSADSWSSSLKNLDVHYSSGPANHFFYLLSEGSGAKTINGVSYNSPTSNGSTVTGIGRAKAVQIWYKALTEYFTSTTTYVGARTGTLSATAALYGSGSTEYKAVAAAWSAVNVS, from the coding sequence GTGAACCCCCTCTACGCGCGTCACCGGCGCACCACGCTCGCCATCGCCACCGCGGTCGCCGCCGGAGCGCTGCTCACCACCGGCCTGACCACCGGGTCCTCGGCCGCCGAGTTCGCGACGGAGACCGCCACGGCCGCCACGCCCTCGGCCGTCCCCCTGACCCTCGCGCCCGCCGCCCGCACCGCGCTCATCCGGGAGCAGCAGGGCACGGCCGGCGCCACGGCCCGGGAGATAGGCCTCGGCGCCCAGGAGAAGCTGGTCGTCAGAGACGTCGTCAAGGACGCCGACGGCACCGTCCACACCCGGTACGAGCGCACCTACGCGGGCCTGCCGGTCCTCGGCGGCGACCTCGTCGTCCACACGTCGAGGTCCGGCGCCACCGAGGGCGTCACCAGGGCGACGCGGCAGACCGTGAAGGTCGCCTCCCTCACCCCGGCCGTGACCACCGCCAAGGCCGAGAAGCAGGCCGTGACCCTGGCGAAGGCGGCCGGTTCGGAGAAGACCGAGGCCTCCGAGGCGCCCCGCAAGGTGATCTGGGCGGGCAACGGCTCCAAGCCGGTCCTCGCCTACGAGACGGTCGTCGGCGGCCTCCAGGAGGACGGCACCCCGAACGAACTGCACGTCGTCACCGACGCCGCCACCGGCGAGAAGCTGTACGAGTACCAGGGCATCGAGACCGGCACCGGCAAGAGCCTCTACTCCGGCACGGTCACCCTCGGCACCGCCCTGTCGGGCTCGGCCTACCAGTTGAACGACACCTCGCGCGGCAGCCACCGGACGTACAACCTGGCCCGGGGCACCTCCGGCACCGGCACCCTGTTCACCGACGCGGACGACACCTGGGGCACGGGCGCGGCGTCCAGCTCCTCCTCGGACCAGACCGCCGCCGTCGACGCCGCCTACGGCGCCCAGACCACGTGGGACTTCTACAAGAACACCTTCGGCCGCAGCGGCATCAAGAACGACGGCAAGGCCGCCTACTCCCGCGTCCACTACGGCAACGCGTACGTCAACGCGTTCTGGGACGACGGCTGCTTCTGCATGACGTACGGCGACGGCACGGGCAACGTGAAGCCCCTGACCTCGCTCGACGTGGCCGGGCACGAGATGACCCACGGCGTCACGTCCAACACCGCGGGCCTGAACTACAGCGGCGAGTCCGGCGGCCTGAACGAGGCCACCTCGGACATCTTCGGCACGGCGGTCGAGTTCTACGCGGCCAACTCCTCCGACCCCGGCGACTACCTCATCGGCGAGAAGATCGACATCCGCGGCGACGGCACCCCGCTGCGCTACATGGACAAGCCGAGCAAGGACGGCAACTCGGCCGACTCCTGGTCCTCGTCGCTGAAGAACCTGGACGTGCACTACTCGTCCGGCCCGGCGAACCACTTCTTCTACCTCCTCTCCGAGGGCAGCGGCGCCAAGACCATCAACGGGGTGTCCTACAACTCCCCGACGTCCAACGGCTCCACGGTCACCGGCATCGGACGCGCCAAGGCCGTCCAGATCTGGTACAAGGCGCTGACCGAGTACTTCACCTCCACCACCACCTACGTGGGCGCCCGCACCGGCACCCTCAGCGCGACCGCGGCCCTGTACGGCTCCGGCAGCACCGAGTACAAGGCGGTGGCGGCGGCCTGGTCCGCGGTCAACGTGAGTTAG
- a CDS encoding M4 family metallopeptidase: MRDSSSHRRTSHTRTTRRAAAVALVGVSALIAAAVQSGAATAAPEKAPSAAGKVIPGAESVKLTPAQRAELIRAADASKAATAKDLGLGAKEKLVVRDVLKDGDGTVHTRYERTYDGLPVLGGDLVVESTKTDATASVVKASRAAVEPATTTAKLPAAKAETQALAAAKAEDAKSPDVNRAPRKVIWAASGTPTLAYETVVGGFQHDGTPQELHVITDAATGEKLYEWEAIETGTGNTVYSGTVDLTSTQSGSTFNLTDGARGNHKTYNLNRGTSGTGTLFSGPDDIWGNGSASNLESAAADAHYGAALTWDYYKNVHGRSGIRGDGVGAYSRVHYGNNYVNAFWSDSCFCMTYGDGSGNANPLTSIDVAAHEMTHGLTSNTAGLNYSGESGGLNEATSDIFGSTVEFYAANSSDVGDYLIGEEININGDGTPLRYMDKPSRDGASKDSWYSGLGSIDVHYSSGPANHFFYLLSEGSGTKTINGVSYDSPTADGLPVTGIGRDKAEKIWFRALTTKFTSTTNYAAARTGTLAATGELYGTTSAEYKAVQDAWAGVAVGARSDGGGGGGGTSFENTADVAIPDNGAAVTSSVTVSGRTGNAPSNLQVAVDITHTYIGDLQVQLVAPDGTAYTLKGYNTGGSADNINTTYTVNASSEVANGAWQLRVQDNAARDTGRINGWKLTFP; this comes from the coding sequence TTGAGAGACAGTTCCTCCCACAGACGCACCTCCCACACCCGCACCACCCGACGGGCCGCCGCAGTGGCCCTCGTCGGTGTCTCCGCCCTCATCGCCGCGGCCGTCCAGTCGGGCGCCGCCACCGCAGCCCCGGAGAAGGCACCGTCGGCCGCGGGAAAGGTGATACCGGGCGCGGAATCCGTCAAGCTCACCCCCGCCCAGCGCGCCGAACTGATCCGCGCGGCCGACGCCTCCAAGGCGGCCACCGCGAAGGACCTGGGTCTCGGCGCCAAGGAGAAACTGGTCGTGCGTGACGTCCTCAAGGACGGCGACGGCACGGTCCACACCCGCTACGAGCGCACCTACGACGGGCTGCCCGTCCTCGGCGGCGACCTCGTCGTGGAGAGCACGAAGACCGACGCGACCGCGTCCGTCGTCAAGGCCAGCCGGGCCGCCGTCGAGCCGGCGACCACCACGGCCAAGCTGCCCGCCGCGAAGGCCGAGACGCAGGCCCTGGCCGCCGCGAAGGCCGAGGACGCCAAGAGCCCCGACGTCAACCGCGCCCCGCGCAAGGTGATCTGGGCGGCGAGCGGCACCCCGACCCTGGCGTACGAGACGGTCGTGGGCGGGTTCCAGCACGACGGCACCCCGCAGGAACTGCACGTCATCACCGACGCGGCGACCGGCGAGAAGCTGTACGAGTGGGAGGCGATCGAGACCGGCACCGGCAACACGGTGTACTCCGGCACGGTCGACCTGACCTCCACACAGTCCGGTTCCACGTTCAACCTCACCGACGGGGCACGCGGCAACCACAAGACGTACAACCTCAACCGCGGCACCTCCGGCACCGGCACCCTCTTCTCCGGCCCCGACGACATCTGGGGCAACGGCAGCGCGTCCAACCTGGAGTCGGCCGCCGCCGACGCGCACTACGGCGCCGCCCTGACCTGGGACTACTACAAGAACGTGCACGGGCGCTCCGGCATCCGCGGCGACGGCGTGGGCGCCTACTCGCGCGTCCACTACGGCAACAACTACGTCAACGCGTTCTGGTCGGACAGCTGCTTCTGCATGACGTACGGCGACGGCTCGGGCAACGCCAACCCGCTGACGTCGATCGACGTGGCCGCCCACGAGATGACGCACGGCCTGACCTCCAACACGGCCGGCCTCAACTACAGCGGCGAGTCCGGCGGCCTGAACGAGGCCACCTCGGACATCTTCGGCTCGACGGTCGAGTTCTACGCGGCCAACTCCTCCGACGTCGGTGACTACCTCATCGGCGAGGAGATCAACATCAACGGCGACGGCACCCCGCTGCGCTACATGGACAAACCGAGCAGGGACGGCGCGTCCAAGGACAGCTGGTACTCCGGCCTCGGCTCGATCGACGTGCACTACTCCTCGGGTCCCGCCAACCACTTCTTCTACCTCCTGTCGGAGGGCAGCGGCACCAAGACCATCAACGGCGTCAGCTACGACTCGCCCACCGCGGACGGCCTTCCGGTCACCGGTATCGGCCGGGACAAGGCCGAGAAGATCTGGTTCCGGGCGCTGACCACGAAGTTCACGTCCACCACCAACTACGCGGCGGCCCGCACCGGCACCCTCGCGGCGACCGGTGAGCTCTACGGCACCACGAGCGCCGAGTACAAGGCGGTGCAGGACGCGTGGGCGGGTGTCGCGGTCGGCGCCCGGTCCGACGGCGGCGGGGGCGGTGGCGGCACCTCCTTCGAGAACACCGCCGACGTGGCGATTCCGGACAACGGCGCGGCGGTCACCTCGTCGGTCACCGTGTCCGGCCGGACGGGCAACGCGCCCTCGAACCTCCAGGTCGCGGTGGACATCACGCACACCTACATCGGCGACCTCCAGGTCCAGCTGGTCGCCCCCGACGGCACCGCGTACACGCTGAAGGGGTACAACACGGGCGGCAGCGCGGACAACATCAACACCACGTACACGGTGAACGCCTCCTCCGAAGTCGCCAACGGAGCCTGGCAGTTGAGGGTTCAGGACAACGCGGCCCGGGACACCGGCCGCATCAACGGCTGGAAGCTCACCTTCCCGTAG
- a CDS encoding ABC transporter ATP-binding protein, translating into MSDGHLPIADAPTVRRASLRLVRADRKAFAKVIALNAAAAAVGLAGPYLLGHIIDEVRAGAGVTAVDRAALGILACAAAQLLLARWARYAGHRFGERTLARVREEFVDRALALPTSVVERAGTGDLTARGTADVATVGTTLRDAGPELLINIVQALFLLGAVFLIDPLLGAVGVFGLTPIWFALRWYLRRARDAYLAEGAANSDVAEILAATAAGARTVEAFRLQEHRVVASRQALERSRARRLYTLFLRSVFFPVVEVSYLFPVAGVLLVGGVLHSHGAVTLGAVVAAGLYLRQFEGPLDEILVRVEQLQSSGASFARVEGLAGAPRAVEADSPEPRGDRIDVRGARYSYGKGREVLHGVDLTVRPGERLAVVGPSGAGKTTLSRLVAGIDAPTSGSVTVGGVPVVALGPERLRRQVVLVTQEHHVFLGTVRDNLLIAEPAASDERVWEALTAVGADGWVRELPEGLDTALGDGGCRTDGSQAQQLALARVVLADPHTLILDEATALLDPTTARHTERALAAVLEGRTVIAIAHRLHTAHDADRVAVMEDGRLTELGTHDELVAADGAYAALWASWHGEPASRG; encoded by the coding sequence ATGAGCGACGGACACCTCCCGATCGCGGACGCCCCCACCGTCCGCCGAGCCTCCCTCCGCCTCGTACGCGCCGACAGAAAGGCCTTCGCCAAAGTCATCGCGCTGAACGCCGCCGCCGCGGCCGTCGGCCTCGCCGGCCCCTACCTCCTGGGCCACATCATCGACGAGGTGAGAGCAGGCGCCGGAGTCACCGCCGTGGACCGCGCAGCGCTGGGCATCCTCGCCTGCGCCGCCGCCCAGCTCCTGCTCGCCCGCTGGGCCCGCTACGCGGGGCACCGCTTCGGCGAGCGCACCCTCGCCCGCGTCCGTGAGGAGTTCGTCGACCGCGCGCTGGCCCTGCCGACCTCCGTCGTGGAGCGGGCCGGTACCGGTGATCTGACGGCACGCGGTACGGCGGACGTGGCGACCGTCGGCACCACCCTGCGGGACGCGGGCCCGGAGCTGCTGATCAACATCGTGCAGGCGCTGTTCCTGCTGGGCGCGGTCTTCCTGATCGACCCGCTGCTCGGGGCCGTGGGCGTGTTCGGCCTCACCCCGATCTGGTTCGCCCTGCGCTGGTACCTGCGGCGGGCCCGGGACGCCTATCTCGCCGAGGGCGCGGCGAACTCGGACGTCGCCGAGATCCTCGCGGCGACCGCGGCCGGCGCCCGCACGGTGGAGGCGTTCCGGCTCCAGGAGCACCGGGTCGTGGCGAGCCGTCAGGCGCTGGAGCGGTCCCGGGCGCGGCGCCTGTACACCCTGTTCCTGCGCTCGGTGTTCTTCCCGGTCGTGGAGGTGTCGTACCTCTTCCCGGTGGCGGGCGTGCTGCTGGTCGGAGGGGTGCTGCACTCCCACGGCGCGGTGACGCTGGGCGCGGTGGTGGCGGCGGGGCTGTATCTGCGCCAGTTCGAGGGGCCGTTGGACGAGATCCTGGTCCGGGTGGAGCAACTCCAGAGCAGCGGTGCCTCGTTCGCCCGGGTGGAGGGGCTGGCCGGGGCCCCTCGGGCGGTCGAGGCCGACTCCCCGGAGCCGCGGGGCGACCGGATCGACGTGCGCGGGGCCCGGTATTCCTACGGGAAGGGCCGTGAGGTGCTGCACGGCGTCGACCTGACCGTGCGGCCCGGGGAGCGGCTGGCCGTGGTCGGTCCGTCCGGTGCCGGGAAGACCACGCTGAGCAGGCTCGTCGCGGGCATCGACGCACCGACCTCGGGGAGCGTGACGGTGGGCGGGGTGCCCGTGGTGGCCCTGGGTCCGGAGCGGTTGCGCCGGCAGGTCGTCCTGGTCACCCAGGAGCACCACGTCTTCCTCGGTACGGTCCGGGACAACCTTCTGATCGCCGAGCCCGCCGCCTCGGACGAGCGGGTGTGGGAGGCGCTGACGGCGGTCGGTGCCGACGGCTGGGTGCGGGAGCTGCCCGAAGGGCTGGACACCGCGCTGGGCGACGGGGGGTGCCGTACGGACGGGTCCCAGGCCCAGCAACTCGCCCTGGCCCGGGTGGTGCTGGCCGACCCGCACACGCTGATCCTGGACGAGGCGACGGCCCTGCTGGATCCGACGACCGCCCGGCACACCGAGCGCGCCCTGGCCGCCGTACTGGAGGGACGGACGGTCATCGCCATCGCGCACCGGCTGCACACCGCGCACGACGCGGACCGGGTGGCCGTGATGGAGGACGGCCGGCTGACCGAACTCGGCACGCACGACGAGCTGGTGGCGGCGGACGGGGCGTACGCGGCGCTGTGGGCGTCGTGGCACGGGGAGCCCGCGTCGCGTGGCTGA
- a CDS encoding ABC transporter ATP-binding protein, protein MIDAYEDPGTPDRRGGWRYLGWLVLRQPWRSAAGALLGSVWMVLLAATPLLMAKAVDEGLAKDDMGALALWTGLLVVVGSFNAWLSILRHRTMTRVRMDANFRTVKVVVGHAVRLGAALPRQVSAGEVVTIGVGDVQQIASALTVIGPGVGAIVAYLAVSALLLTVSVRLTVIVLLGMPLIALLVGPLMRRLQGTEAEYRERQGVLTARIGDLASGLRVLNGLGGKGLVADAFRRDSTRLREQGYRVGAVTSWMQALGLGLPTLYLAVVTWLAARMAVQGTITVGELVSVYGYVAVLVRPVSYFVDWGYQLGRGVVAARRVVSLLRLEPEPDEGTREAPAEPSVLYDPESGVRVTPGRLTALVGATPADTAAVVDRLGRYGPTEALWGEVRLTDIPLSQVRSRILVADHEADLFAGPLHEVIGAAIPNLRGAGNCATSPHSAAAALHAALADEIVQALPDGLDSPMDAQARNLSGGQRQRIRLVRALLTDPEILLAIEPTSALDAHTESLVATRLHHTRKGRTTVVTTTSPLLLTHADTVHYLVDGKVTATGTHQQLLEDTPGYRALVARDSEEVVG, encoded by the coding sequence GTGATCGACGCGTACGAGGATCCCGGCACACCCGACCGCCGCGGCGGCTGGCGGTACCTGGGGTGGCTGGTGCTGCGCCAGCCGTGGCGGTCGGCGGCGGGCGCGCTGCTGGGCAGCGTGTGGATGGTGCTGCTCGCGGCGACGCCCCTGCTGATGGCGAAGGCCGTGGACGAGGGGCTGGCGAAGGACGACATGGGCGCGCTGGCCCTGTGGACCGGACTGCTGGTCGTGGTCGGGTCGTTCAACGCCTGGCTGAGCATCCTGCGGCACCGCACGATGACGCGGGTGCGCATGGACGCCAACTTCCGCACGGTCAAGGTCGTCGTGGGCCACGCGGTCCGGCTCGGTGCCGCCCTGCCCCGGCAGGTCTCGGCCGGCGAGGTCGTCACCATCGGGGTGGGAGACGTCCAGCAGATCGCGTCCGCGCTCACGGTGATCGGCCCCGGCGTCGGCGCGATCGTCGCCTACCTCGCGGTCTCCGCCCTGCTGCTGACCGTCTCCGTCCGGCTCACCGTGATCGTCCTGCTCGGCATGCCGCTGATCGCCCTGCTCGTCGGCCCGCTGATGCGCCGCCTCCAGGGCACGGAGGCGGAGTACCGGGAACGCCAGGGCGTCCTCACCGCCCGTATCGGCGACCTCGCGAGCGGTCTGCGCGTCCTCAACGGCCTCGGCGGCAAGGGCCTGGTCGCCGACGCCTTCCGCCGCGACTCCACCCGTCTGCGCGAACAGGGCTACCGCGTCGGCGCGGTCACCAGCTGGATGCAGGCCCTCGGCCTCGGTCTGCCCACCCTCTACCTCGCGGTGGTCACCTGGCTGGCCGCCCGCATGGCCGTCCAGGGCACCATCACCGTCGGCGAGCTGGTCTCCGTCTACGGCTATGTCGCCGTCCTGGTCCGCCCGGTCTCCTACTTCGTCGACTGGGGCTACCAGCTCGGCCGGGGCGTGGTGGCGGCGAGACGGGTCGTAAGCCTGCTGCGGCTGGAGCCGGAACCGGACGAGGGCACGCGCGAGGCCCCGGCGGAACCGTCGGTCCTGTACGACCCGGAGTCCGGAGTGCGCGTGACACCGGGCCGCCTGACGGCCCTGGTCGGCGCGACACCGGCGGACACGGCGGCCGTCGTGGACCGCCTGGGCCGGTACGGGCCGACAGAGGCGCTGTGGGGCGAAGTACGCCTGACGGACATCCCGTTGTCCCAGGTGCGGTCCCGCATCCTGGTGGCGGACCACGAGGCGGACCTGTTCGCAGGCCCCCTGCACGAGGTAATAGGCGCCGCCATCCCCAACCTAAGGGGCGCGGGGAACTGCGCGACCAGCCCCCACTCAGCCGCAGCCGCCCTACACGCAGCCCTGGCAGACGAGATCGTCCAGGCCCTCCCCGACGGCCTCGACTCCCCCATGGACGCCCAGGCCCGCAACCTCTCCGGCGGCCAACGCCAACGCATCCGCCTGGTCCGAGCCCTCCTCACCGACCCGGAGATCCTGCTCGCCATAGAACCCACCTCGGCCCTCGACGCCCACACGGAGTCCCTCGTGGCGACCCGGCTGCACCACACCCGCAAGGGCCGCACGACCGTCGTCACCACCACCTCCCCCCTCCTGCTCACCCACGCCGACACAGTCCACTACCTCGTCGACGGCAAGGTCACAGCAACCGGCACCCACCAGCAGCTCCTGGAAGACACCCCCGGCTACCGCGCCCTCGTGGCCCGCGACTCCGAGGAGGTCGTGGGATGA